The following coding sequences lie in one Rutidosis leptorrhynchoides isolate AG116_Rl617_1_P2 chromosome 6, CSIRO_AGI_Rlap_v1, whole genome shotgun sequence genomic window:
- the LOC139854614 gene encoding uncharacterized mitochondrial protein AtMg00310-like gives MCVKKTRECKTSFFLGGAGNDSKIAWVKWESILLPYGAGGLNLGSLKSKNWALICKWWWRFKSETTSLWVKVIKSIYGPSGGFELVNDSHVSSSTWANIVKAGGVVDSLGLSFRDSFIKSVGNGSTTSFWNEVWLGDVTLKSRFKRLHKLETNRDAAVSERVTWDGSKMAGTWCWSRLPERRASKRAD, from the coding sequence ATGTGTGTTAAAAAAACTCGAGAGTGTAAGACGTCATTTTTTTTGGGCGGGGCGGGTAATGACTCCAAAATTGCTTGGGTCAAATGGGAATCGATTCTTTTACCTTATGGGGCGGGTGGGTTAAATTTGGGTTCACTAAAAAGCAAAAATTGGGCTCTAAtttgcaagtggtggtggaggttcaaatccGAAACCACTTCCTTGTGGGTTAAAGTCATTAAGAGTATTTATGGTCCTTCGGGTGGTTTTGAACTTGTCAATGATTCTCATGTTTCTTCGAGTACTTGGGCTAACATCGTGAAAGCAGGTGGTGTAGTCGATTCTTTGGGCTTATCTTTCAGAGACTCGTTTATCAAATCGGTGGGGAATGGCTCCACAACCTCATTTTGGAATGAAGTTTGGCTAGGTGATGTTACACTAAAAAGCAGGTTTAAGAGACTACATAAATTGGAAACTAATCGAGATGCAGCTGTAAGCGAAAGAGTGACATGGGATGGTTCCAAGATGGCGGGTACATGGTGCTGGTCCAGACTTCCAGAGAGACGGGCAAGCAAACGAGCTGATTGA
- the LOC139854615 gene encoding secreted RxLR effector protein 78-like, whose translation MLVGYDQSGFVKGRNILDGALIANETVDYLKQKRIKSLIFKVDFEKAFDSLSWEFLMEVMEFMGFGEKWRRWILTCLKSASISVLVNGSSTNEFTLDRGVRQGDPLSPFLFIIAAEGLNALAKRAVSCNMFSGVEIGREK comes from the coding sequence ATGCTTGttggatatgatcaaagtggttttGTCAAAGGTAGAAACATTTTAGATGGCGCATTAATTGCAAACGAGACTGTTGATTATTTGAAGCAGAAGCGAATCAAAAGCCTTATTTTCAAGGTTGATTTTGAGAAGGCCTTTGATAGTCTAAGTTGGGAGTTTCTAATGGAAGTTATGGAATTCATGGGGTTCGGCGAAAAGTGGAGAAGGTGGATTCTCACGTGTCTTAAATCCGCGTCTATCTCTGTCCTTGTAAATGGATCTTCGACGAATGAGTTTACCTTGGATAGAGGAGTGCGCCAAGGCGACCCGCTCtctccttttcttttcattattgCGGCAGAGGGTTTGAATGCCCTTGCGAAAAGAGCTGTCAGTTGCAATATGTTCTCGGGTGTCGAAATCGGAAGAGAAAAGTAG
- the LOC139854616 gene encoding uncharacterized protein, with product MGNEFFLAVRGSWIGSGKESTIVNIYGPHDDASKKLMWESLDNLLLCSDSTWLLCGDFNEVREASGRLNCVFHQRRASRFNEFISSNNPNEIPISGRKFTRISDDGIKFSKLDRFFVSNKFLNLWEDLSVIPLERIESDHCTLVLRDKLIDFGPKPFKVFNEWLNKEGVVAIIQSAWDNPIKSMRRDCRFRDRLKNIKFALKDWSHNEFGKLDEEIIALKIKDVDLEKEAELGGFNESKRLAWLEVRKNWLEKESVKTSMLKQKARFRWNLEGNENSKNFHNTIKRRSNKCNIRGLCINGVWNEEPSVVKAAVFSHFHQLFSAKNHQRPTML from the coding sequence ATGGGTAATGAATTTTTCCTAGCCGTTAGAGGGTCTTGGATTGGTTCCGGCAAAGAATCCACTATTGTTAACATCTATGGCCCTCACGATGACGCGAGTAAGAAATTGATGTGGGAATCCCTCGATAATCTATTGTTATGTAGTGACTCGACTTGGTTACTCTGTGGAGATTTCAATGAGGTAAGAGAAGCTTCGGGTAGATTAAATTGTGTGTTCCATCAAAGGCGTGCCTCCCGTTTCAATGAGTTCATTTCTAGTAACAATCCTAACGAAATCCCAATAAGTGGTAGAAAGTTTACGCGAATTAGTGACGACGGCATCAAATTTAGCAAACTTGATAGATTTTTTGTGTCGAATAAATTCTTGAACTTATGGGAAGATCTCTCGGTAATTCCCTTGGAGAGAATAGAATCGGACCATTGCACTTTAGTTTTGAGAGACAAGCTAATCGACTTCGGACCCAAACCTTTTAAGGTGTTCAATGAATGGCTCAACAAAGAAGGTGTGGTGGCTATTATACAAAGTGCTTGGGATAATCCTATTAAGAGTATGAGAAGGGATTGTAGATTTAGAGATCGTCTCAAAAATATAAAATTTGCGCTTAAAGATTGGAGTCACAATGAGTTTGGCAAGCTTGATGAAGAAATTATTGCCCTTAAAATAAAAGACGTTGACTTAGAGAAGGAAGCTGAATTGGGGGGTTTTAATGAGAGTAAACGGTTAGCTTGGTTGGAGGTGAGGAAAAATTGGTTGGAAAAAGAATCCGTAAAGACTAGTATGTTGAAGCAAAAAGCTAGATTTCGGTGGAATCTAGAGGGTAACGAGAACTCAAAAAATTTTCATAACACGATTAAAAGAAGGAGCAATAAGTGCAATATCCGGGGGTTGTGTATTAACGGGGTATGGAATGAGGAACCTAGCGTTGTGAAAGCTGCTGTGTTTAGCCACTTCCATCAGTTATTTTCGGCTAAAAACCATCAGAGGCCTACTATGCTTTGA